One genomic window of Hippocampus zosterae strain Florida chromosome 12, ASM2543408v3, whole genome shotgun sequence includes the following:
- the ercc1 gene encoding DNA excision repair protein ERCC-1: MKKRFNINLDDSAFTKERTPPKQHFQPSTTVGQSKTNARSSPVKEGQPLSYAQYIIKAKAQGAVPLQRDGSNEMPTSEIGGAPNNAHLRQREPEAMPPGERMSGSDEMMKSEETQGSGCGQKEVNCPSLGAKPAGSRSSIIVSPRQRGNPILKFVTRVPWEFGEVVPDYVLGQTTCALFLSLRYHSLNPNYIHDRLKQLGQSFTLRVLLVQVDVKDPHHALKELARICILADCTLILAWSPEEAGRYLETYKSYEKKPADLLKEQVETNYLAKVTDCLTTVKSINKTDAMTLLSTFSSMEGITSASKEDLVLCPGLGPQKAQRLYDVLHKPFLKSKTK; the protein is encoded by the exons ATGAAAAAGAGGTTTAATATAAATTTGGACGATTCTGCCTTTACCAAAGAGAGAACACCA ccaaagCAGCATTTTCAACCATCAACAACTGTGGGACAAAGCAAAACCAATGCACGTTCATCACCAGTAAAGGAGGGCCAGCCTTTGTCCTATGCTCAATATATAATCAAAGCTAAAGCTCAAGGGGCTGTGCCGCTTCAACGAGATGGGTCCAATGAAATGCCCACATCTGAAATTGGTGGAGCCCCCAATAATGCCCATCTCAGGCAACGCGAACCTGAAGCAATGCCTCCTGGGGAAAGAATGAGTGGAAGTGATGAGATGATGAAGAGCGAGGAGACTCAGGGGTCCGGTTGTGGTCAAAAAGAAGTAAACTGTCCAAGCCTCGGTGCAAAACCCGCTGGGTCCAGAAGCAGCATTATTGTCAGTCCCAGACAG AGGGGGAATCCTATTTTGAAGTTTGTGACGAGGGTCCCATGGGAGTTTGGAGAAGTTGTCCCAGACTATGTTCTGGGCCAGACAACTTGTGCTCTCTTTCTCAG TCTGCGGTATCACAGTCTGAATCCAAACTATATTCATGATCGACTTAAGCAGCTTGGTCAGAGCTTCACCCTTCGCGTCTTACTAGTTCAAGTGGATGTG AAAGACCCCCACCATGCATTGAAGGAGCTGGCTCGCATCTGCATTCTGGCTGACTGCACTCTTATTCTGGCATGGAG TCCAGAGGAGGCAGGACGTTACCTGGAAACATACAAATCATATGAGAAGAAACCAGCAGACCTCCTGAAAGAGCAAGTGGAAACAAATTATTTAGCAAAG GTGACTGACTGCTTGACCACCGTGAAGTCCATCAACAAGACAGATGCTATGACATTACTGTCTACTTTTTCT TCTATGGAAGGAATCACCAGTGCATCAAAAGAAGACCTGGTTCTCTGTCCAGGCCTCGGTCCACAAAAA GCACAACGACTCTATGATGTGCTTCATAAACCTTTCCTAAAATCCAAGACAAAGTGA